The window GGAGCGCGTCAGAAAACTGCAGCGTGGGTGGAgaggggagggtgtgtgtgtgtgtgtgtgtgtcgtgttTCCACATCTGTGTCTCATTTGACAGCGTGGACAGGTCATCCACAGGCAGGTAAACCCGATTATCTCATCAAAAACTAGACCCAAGTTCAACACCTGACTACGGAAGCCCATCTCTGCCAAATTCTCCAAGTCGTGATTTTCAGATAAGAGTCATAAATGTTACTTcagggatttttgttttattttttcagtccaattaatgtgtgttttttcatgtgtttgctcagctgctgcaggtaaTGATCTGTTGttcaacctttgaccttttcctgttttgattgtagctgaaaaaagaaaaaaatccaatttacaagtttttaacactttgaagtGAAAAAGCAGTGATgctcacataaaaaaagaaaagctttcatttaacagaaaagtttgtttaaattatggGTTTAAGTCTTTAAATGTTCACCTAAACATGATACTGAACTTTTAAtcacaatttaattaaaatgtcctctgtttaaaaactgtttaaaatcattATAGTGACgtgcagttatttatttagactattatttcatttaaagttcgcattttatggttttagattatatatttatacttttaaagcaaatatccaagaataaactttttgtttttctgttttcagcctcACTTGAAgttagtttaaattaaaataattaatcttTCCCGGAGTTTGGGTCATTCAACAAAAGGAAAtcaaatgaatgaataattatCAGTAACAGAACtgttacaaagaaataaaataaaggtcataaatgcataaaaatttgtttaatgtttgatgATGTCGTCTAATTCAGTCTCTGCTACGGTTGCTTTGGGAACAGCCAGTTTActgttaaatatatttgaaaatttaaagaacctttgattagttttaaaagtacGATGAGATCGGAACCATGAGACGGTGGAACGCTCAGTCGAGTCTCTGCGTCGGGTGGAGCGATGAGGGCGGAGCTCCGGGCCGCCGAGCTGGAAGGAAACGCTCTCCATTGACCGGTTCAGGATCGTTTCAACCCTCCGCCCTGTAGGGAGGCTGGGAGAGGCTTGGAttcgagccgctgctcctccgcGTCGAAGGGCCTCAGCTGAGGTGGTGTGGGGTCATCAGGACGAGAACTCGGGCcgtgaggagctgcagagacagatgtccctcctggacctgtggGTCCTCCGCTGACAgagctggaggtttgattcccAGCAGCGGGGCAGGACACCGAACCCGTCTGTGTCTGTTTGGCCTCTACAGATGATTTATTCAGCTCAGCTGTGAAGAGACGCAGCAGAGCTAATGAACGAGGACGGATAAACCGCTTCGAGTCGCCTGGTTGGTTAAAAAGACGATCTGGAAGAACTTCTGCGACTCCGccacagataaacagaaaaaaacataatttctgaAGTCGATTTTAACATGAAACAAGTTTCAGCTCAGATGTGACGTATGAGCTTTGAGAATTTAATGATCAGACCACTTTTTAATcctcagacacaaacagacgggaaaaactaaactttagctGTCAGGTTTTAAAGATGCAGCAACACCTCTGGATGATAAAACTTTAAGTGAGTAAATCctgtaaaactgaaactttgCAGTTTGTCTTCATTCATCATTCTGATTTTGTACTTCTGCCTCTCAGACTCGGCGGCGGCGAGAAGATCCTGAAAACGGACAAATTTTACACCAAAAGTcaacgtctttttttttttttccttttgattttaatacaaaaatctAGAGATATCATACATCACCATCTCAGATTTCATCTTTCACATCAGAACCCAAATCAGAGGaaaaaggggaagaaaagaGAACAGAGAACGAGCGgaacagaagaataaaaccGACGTTCCTCGTCCTGCAACGTTTTCATACCTGCctcctcagaaaaaaacaaaaactgatgcTGATTTCAGACCTTTCATCAGAAGATCCCTCTGATGGACGCGTGTGTTTGTACATGCAGATAAAACCATGTTGAACTAATGACGACACGCGTCTGACTGGAGCTTCAGTGGAGCCACAGAATAAAAGGATTCTAACAGTTAAACCGATCCGTTATGGACAGGGAGGTGACTGGTATTGCTTCGGTTTATCCGTCTGTCAgaactttaaaagaagaagaagaggaggcgTAGCAGTGTTTGGGAAACGGAGCACAACACAATCtgttacagtttttattctgtgcTACAAGGTGCTCCATGAGGACAGACGGGACCTGGAACCGTGATGGAAGCACATTCTGATGGAAAACTGTTCACATGTGGGAGAGGGGATCAGGCTCTGCGGCACCTGGACGTCCTCGGAAACTCCAAACCCCCCCGTAGTGACAGCCGTGTCCCGTTTCCATTCGAGTTCGGTTTTACGTTAAAATAAGGGGACGCGGCGGCGTGTAATAGTGGCGCGTTTGAGTCAGACTCGAGTCGTTATTGATCATCTTTAGTCCGTGTCTGTGCTTCAGTTTCACCCACCTGTTTGTTTCTCAACTTGGTTGCagattctgttaaaaaaaaaaagaagtgtttgttctttcatcttcctctttcccctcctccttccctctcctCCGCCCCCCTCGTCACCAACAAATACTTACGCACACactcgacacacacacacgcacacacacagtcctgAATTCATCCACGTGGGAGAAGAGCCAAGCCATGCCAGGTCAGACCCGATTCAAGCCGAGACAAGAGGACGAAAAACACCCATGTTGGCTTCTGATGTCcggctctataaaaaaaaaaagaaaaaaaaaaaaggggctgCCAGGCGTACCACAAGGCTCCGTGCTCGGCCCAATTCCTTTTCTCATTCGCCGCTGCGCCGTCGCGCTCACATCTCGTTGGCTAGCTCCTCCATTTCCGTGGAAACGTCTCCGTTCGCGATCTTGGTGTTCTCCTCGTATCCGGGGGGCATGAAAGCTAACGTGTAGGGGTAAAGCTTGTGGCACTCGGCGCGGTACGACTCGGCCTGCTCCTTACGGTCGCCGAAGACGCCGCTCCGGAGACACTCCAGGACCTCTGTGCAGACCTGTGTCCGGAAGAAGGGACGGGGacaaaggggggggggggacaaagaCGGAGTCAAACAAGTTTCAGTCAGAGAAGACTTTGGGTCAACACAAGTAACGACAGCAGctttcctggaaggaatgcatgtcgcccgccaccatGCATGctcaagttttaaacacaacagtAAAAAACTACTGAGGTATACATGTGTGGCGGccactgattatttcctgaaggtttcattaaagtccaccCAGtcgttcaggagatattttgctaactttcTCCTATAAGtaggcaaagttttaagaccGAAGATTGTGTGAAAAGTTGGTGCTTCTAGTTAAAGTttgggatgattctcagcttcTACAACATTAAATGTTGATCAATAATTGTAAAAATAGTTACAGTAATTCCTGTTTTTTAGCAGCAGGAGTTAAtaaacatccaatgattcctttaAGGTTTCATGGAAATGGAAATGAAACTTTTTGTTAACATGACAGAAGCATCCAGGCGGGCGGAGCACGATAACAGTTAGTTAAAGGCATCAAATTTATAAATTTGATgcctttttttaactaaagatGAAGTTATTGTGATGAtgtataaaagcagaaatatggGACAGGGAAGCGCTTCACGCCATCAGTGAAGGAGCTGATTTCTCCGACCCGGTGAAAACTTACTTGTATGGTTCTGTTGTTTAGCGACTCGTCCAGTGCAGTGGCCAGCTCTGCTGCTTTCGTTTCCGTCGATGGATCCAGACACACCATCATCTTAGCAGCTGCAGGAGgggagagagagtgtgtgtgtgtgtgttaataatGGCATCACAGGGAGGAGATAACGTTTCCTCCTAATCTTAAAAGGTTCGCAGTGGGAGCAGAGCTGTTGAGCTGAAACACGCCTTTAATCCAGACGGCAGAAACGGTTTCACCGTTCGCCCTCTTCCTGCAGGAGAGCAGGAAGTACAAACAAGAACGGAAACATTTCTGCTAACAACCAAGCTTTTAGTCCAGCGAACGAGACTCCATCTCTTCTTGGTAAACAGAAGGATGCATATCGAGTTTTAAACGGTCGAACGGATCTCACGCTCCGTCTGCGCTGAGGTGCagccatttttcatttttgtgttggctaacatcaattagctgaggcagccatcttctttTAAGtcattcatgagatgttttacaaacaaacacgcacagacatgggcaaaaacattatctccctTCATTTCCCCGGTGGGTTCTACAGatttatttctgccatttttacgTGTTTGTTGGCTTACAGAGAACATAATTATCACTGTGGATTGTATTCTTTGTCCTCCCCATGTCAAACGCTGGCATATTTtcattatcacccgctgcaATAAGAGGCAGGCGATCGTGTAaatgcctgtctgtctgttagcaaagcaTACAAAGCATAGCATcgtgaaccacaggacagatctgaatgaaactcaaagtaatccctgcatgtacgtctacaactgactaacttttggagccaaattaaagatggccgccacagcaaccCAACGTTAGCCTGCATAAAAACTGCTGTaagtcggtcagttttacaggtgcttatttaaagaaaaagggaCTCTCTGCCTTAAAAACCAGAAGAACTCTGAGAACGTAAACTCCGGATCACCGCCACAATTTAACCACTCGTTTCTTGTGACAagcccaacatttcctgaaagtttcatccaaACGTTTTTAAGTAATCTCGCTAACAGGCCAACGAGGATTTGCTcctttaaccctctcaaggcagacgttgcagatttgcaacagcgaattgcatatacctaattactccacattcatattttatgaaccttattttactcagatgataatttccccaaatatctgatttttcctgttactaaaacttaatttgagcctgagagggttaaccTGCTGAGTTGGAAAACAACATCCTGAACGTGCTGGTTGGAATCGgctctaaatatttttttgttgttcagaccGACTCAAAAGTGAAAAACTTTCTTAAGTTTTCCTTCTTCCCATTGttgcttctgtgtttttaacataAAGAAAGAGGACTGCGCTGACCGGCCAGTCGATGTGGGATGGAGCTGGAGTGCTTGCTGAGGTAGGCCTGGTTGAAGCTCTTCGCGATGCCGTCTCCGAACATCCGGGCGATCTCCTGCTTCAGCACCGTCCTGACCACCTCCGGCAGCTCCTTGCTCTCCgaaactgaacaaacaaacacaacggGCGAGATGGTGACCGGAGGAGGAGGCGCTTTGATAACGGGGACAGCTCGACCACAGAGCTGGACCCACCTCCTTTGAAGAAGCGCACCAGACACTGGTGGAGCCACGGGTGGTCCGGGTCGATGGCCAGTGCCCTCTTCACTGATTGGAGCATCAACAGGTATTTGTCTGGAAGGAAAAACGGATCAGACACGTGAGGAGGAGCGGTTAAAGGGAACGAAATTTAAAGAAAGGTGTTGCCGACCTTTCCTGAAGTAGATCTCAAAGGCCAGAAGGTGCGTGTCGATTTTGTCTTTGACCAGCTGCTTGAGAGGCATCAGGAACTTCACGGCTTCCTCCAGTGGATTTTCTACCTgcagacaggaaataaaaacaaactgagcgtCACAGAAACTGTATCTGACTGATTCTCCCGCGTCGCGACTCCCCCCAGTCACCAACCTTGACCAGCTTCTCAGGAATGAGCTCTTCTTTGGGCCCTCCGATTTCCTCGTCGTcgtcctccttcttcttcttctggttcttcagctgcttctccttCTCGgcgttcttcttctcctcctccagctgggcTTTCTTCTGGGCCCTTCGCTGTTTGTtcctcagcttcttcagctctttGTCTGAAAGGTttgctgcagaaagaaaaaaggaagaggacGGGTTAATGGTGGATTTAACATCATAAACAtcgttttctttgtttaaattgtaatttaaatccTTGAAACCAAGCGAAGGAAGGAGGAGTCTCACCGGTGTCCGCCTGCAGCTCTTTGCTGTCGTCAGTCAGGGGATTGTCGTGCAGACTCAGGTAGATCTGGATGGCCGTGGTAGCGGCCTTGTAGTAGAAGGGATGCATTCGGAGAACGTCCTCCAGCTTCAGGAGGTCCACGTAGGAGCGCAGCGTCATCTTCCTCATGCAGTAGGTGTGAAAGTCGAACTGGTCGTCCGTGATCTCcacaaaatgctgaaaaaacGTAATAAAGAGGATTTTAAACGGCTGGTCCAGGTTCAGCGAGGGACCGCGAGTAAAACGCCTGACGAGGACTCACTCTTTCGATCTCGTGGCACTTCTTGAGGGCTTCTCCGAACTTGTTCATGGACTTGTAGGCGAGGGCGCACTCAGTCTGGAACCACATGCACTGCATCTCGTTCAGGTTCTCCACCGCAGACGCCCCCTCCTGGGGAACACAGGACACGCACAGAGACGCGTCAGGACGCAGCGGATCACACAGGTCCGCTTTTTACGTGTTCAGAGTTTGACCCGGTCCCGCTCAGGTTCGGTGTCTGAACTccgaacccccccccccacacacacacacacacccggcCTTCCTCACCCGCGTGAACTTGGAGCACATCTCCTCGGCCTCCTTGATCATGCCCGCCTTCAGCATGTACTTGGCACACTTGGAGTTGATGAATCTGTCGGCCGTGTCCAGAGCCTGGGCCTCGTCCATCCACTGGGCAGCTTCTCTGATGTTCCCGGCGTGCTGCGGGAGAAACACCAGGTCAGCACTCAGCGCCTTCAACACACCAAACCACCGCGGCCAGAACTTCACCTTGTAGATCTTGGCTTTGATGAGGAAGAGCTCGATGAGCGTGGGCGTGCTCTCGATGGCCGTGTTGATATATTCTAGAGCCAAGGTCTGCTGGCCGATCATGTCGTAATGCTGCGCCAGGAAGTACTGCACCCAGAGCAACGTGGTCGGAGGTTCCTCCTTACCGTCATCTGGAACAGGGAACACGACTAATTCAGCTCAAAACGCAGCGAAGCTCTCAAAGGGAAATGCAGATGTGATGTCACATGCTCACCGTTCTGGCTGAACATTCGACAGCTCTTTAACGAGGTTTCGTAGCCGACCACCAGCTCTTCTATTATTGTCACctgcaaagagaaaaaggagaCGACCTGACCCACAGAACGAAGGAGGCCTCGGGTTTCTGTTCATCTCAGAGCCTTTCCTCCCTTTCCTCACCTTTTCTTTGTCGCCGTACAGGGATTTGAGCGTGGTGAAGACGGGCGGGCAGCCTTTACTGAAGTTCAGCCTCAGATACCTGTCCAGGCACTCCCGGAACTTCTCACCTGGACCGGGACAGAAaccccaaaataaaacttttattaaaaaaacaacaacaacacagattGTTTCGGCTCAAACAGAAGATTTACCAGACAGGAAGTTGAGGGGCAGCCTGCGAGGAACCAGCCCTTTGGGAAACTTCTCCCAGGTTTCTTCATAGATCTTGAGTCTCTCCTCTACGCTGCCtggaagaagtaaaaaaataaaataaaaatcaacaacttAACTCGGAGAATCACAGTAACTGAATAAAAAGCTTCAAACCAAAGGAACCTGGTGTCATACCTGGTTTCAGGGCGTTCTCCAGGCCGTGGTAATAGGACCAGTTCTCTGGGTTCCTCTCCTGCATGCGCCTGTAGACCTCCGCTGCCTCGTCCAGACGttccagcttcagcagcagctccccTGCAGGAACACGGACAGTCCaggaaaacagcttttattgatGTCG of the Kryptolebias marmoratus isolate JLee-2015 linkage group LG3, ASM164957v2, whole genome shotgun sequence genome contains:
- the naa15b gene encoding N-alpha-acetyltransferase 15, NatA auxiliary subunit b translates to MPTVTLPPKENALFKRILRCYEHKQYRNGLKFCKQILSNPKFAEHGETLAMKGLTLNCLGKKEEAYDLVRRGLRNDLKSHVCWHVYGLLQRSDKKYDEAIKCYRNALKWDKDNLQILRDLSLLQIQMRDLEGYRETRYQLLQLRPAQRASWIGYAIAYHLLEDYEMAAKIIEEFRKTQQTSPDKVDYEYSELLLYQNQVLREAGLYKEALEHLSNYEKQICDKLAVEETRGELLLKLERLDEAAEVYRRMQERNPENWSYYHGLENALKPGSVEERLKIYEETWEKFPKGLVPRRLPLNFLSGEKFRECLDRYLRLNFSKGCPPVFTTLKSLYGDKEKVTIIEELVVGYETSLKSCRMFSQNDDGKEEPPTTLLWVQYFLAQHYDMIGQQTLALEYINTAIESTPTLIELFLIKAKIYKHAGNIREAAQWMDEAQALDTADRFINSKCAKYMLKAGMIKEAEEMCSKFTREGASAVENLNEMQCMWFQTECALAYKSMNKFGEALKKCHEIERHFVEITDDQFDFHTYCMRKMTLRSYVDLLKLEDVLRMHPFYYKAATTAIQIYLSLHDNPLTDDSKELQADTANLSDKELKKLRNKQRRAQKKAQLEEEKKNAEKEKQLKNQKKKKEDDDEEIGGPKEELIPEKLVKVENPLEEAVKFLMPLKQLVKDKIDTHLLAFEIYFRKDKYLLMLQSVKRALAIDPDHPWLHQCLVRFFKGVSESKELPEVVRTVLKQEIARMFGDGIAKSFNQAYLSKHSSSIPHRLAAAKMMVCLDPSTETKAAELATALDESLNNRTIQVCTEVLECLRSGVFGDRKEQAESYRAECHKLYPYTLAFMPPGYEENTKIANGDVSTEMEELANEM